The Ictalurus punctatus breed USDA103 chromosome 9, Coco_2.0, whole genome shotgun sequence genome contains a region encoding:
- the LOC108269812 gene encoding solute carrier family 22 member 7 produces MKFENILDEADGFGRYQILLFTLMVLPRITLPGHFLLNNFIAATPSHHCNISSLDSRGVFETLTQDERLTISIPKQDDGTFTSCHMFVQPQFNLLTNASNTTELPVVPCQSGWVYDSSTFKSTLVSQFDLVCNTKGLTKALATVFFIGVMFGAVFFGVLSDKYGRKTILLVSYISAIIFSIASAVSTSFIMFAAFRFLTGFSLSGISTVAIVLTIEWVDIEHRTVIGVCSSVVWTVGNCLLAGVAYLITDWRILILTVSSPLVIAVATWWMIPESARWLIVNGKTGEAYKYLQKCASVNRRSEFTSTIRRQTLCEVVTGDKESHNYTYLDLIKTPRLRRITIYTGIVWYSVASTYYGISLNISGFGLDLYLTHFIYGIIELPAKFIVYFSLKKYGRRVNQVGTLVLTGVCIIINIIIPKEYWTFRTIIAVLGKGLSEASFTTVFLYTTELYPTVLRQNGLGYASFIGRLGASISPLVMLLEDVWLQLPQVVFGVMAVLLGLVAFLLPETNNARLPETIQDIEQTGTRSFCMDTRDQSKSPLNKDMTEDTVQ; encoded by the exons ATGAAGTTCGAGAACATTCTGGATGAGGCCGATGGCTTTGGACGTTACCAGATTTTGCTCTTTACGTTGATGGTGCTCCCACGCATCACCCTCCCGGGTCACTTCCTGCTGAATAACTTTATCGCTGCAACACCGTCTCATCACTGCAACATCAGCTCTCTGGACTCTCGTGGAGTTTTTGAGACGCTGACCCAGGACGAGAGACTGACTATCAGCATTCCTAAACAGGATGATGGAACCTTCACTTCCTGTCACATGTTCGTACAACCTCAGTTTAATCTTCTGACAAATGCATCTAACACTACAGAACTTCCTGTGGTTCCGTGTCAGAGTGGATGGGTGTACGACTCCAGCACGTTCAAGTCCACTTTGGTCTCACAG TTTGATCTAGTGTGTAATACAAAGGGACTAACTAAAGCCCTGGCCACTGTGTTCTTCATTGGCGTCATGTTCGGGGCTGTATTCTTTGGCGTTCTTTCTGACAA GTACGGCCGTAAGACCATACTGCTGGTTTCCTACATCTCGGCCATCATCTTCAGCATAGCTTCGGCTGTCTCGACCAGTTTCATCATGTTCGCAGCGTTCCGCTTCCTGACGGGATTCAGCCTGTCTGGAATCAGCACCGTGGCCATTGTTCTCA CGATCGAGTGGGTGGACATCGAGCATCGCACCGTTATCGGTGTGTGTAGCAGCGTCGTCTGGACCGTGGGTAATTGCCTTCTTGCGGGTGTTGCCTACCTGATCACTGACTGGAGGATACTGATACTTACGGTCTCCTCCCCCCTTGTGATTGCCGTGGCAACCTGGTG GATGATCCCAGAGTCGGCTCGCTGGCTGATAGTGAATGGAAAGACAGGTGAGGCGTATAAATACCTGCAGAAGTGCGCTAGTGTTAATAGAAGATCAGAATTCACCTCCACAATCAGACGTCAG actctgTGTGAGGTTGTAACAGGTGATAAAGAGAGTCATAATTATACTTATTTAGACCTCATCAAAACTCCACGTTTGAGGAGAATCACCATCTACACTGGTAttgtgtg GTACAGCGTGGCCTCCACATACTATGGCATCAGTTTGAACATCAGCGGGTTTGGGCTGGACCTCTACCTCACACACTTCATCTACGGCATCATCGAGCTGCCCGCGAAATTCATCGTTTACTTCAGCCTGAAGAAATATGGACGAAGAGTCAACCAAGTAGGAACACTGGTCCTCACAGGAGTGTgtatcatcatcaacatcatcatccctAAAG agtattgGACATTTCGCACTATTATAGCGGTGCTGGGTAAAGGCCTGTCAGAAGCTTCATTCACCACCGTGTTCCTGTACACTACTGAGCTTTACCCTACTGTGttacg ACAGAACGGTCTGGGTTACGCTAGTTTTATTGGTCGATTGGGTGCGTCCATCTCTCCCCTCGTCATGCTATTGGAGGACGTGTGGCTCCAGCTCCCTCAGGTTGTGTTTGGTGTAATGGCCGTCTTGTTGGGTCTGGTGGCCTTCCTGCTTCCCGAAACTAACAACGCTCGCCTCCCGGAGACCATCCAGGACATCGAGCAGACCGG AACGAGATCATTCTGCATGGACACGCGGGACCAGAGTAAATCTCCACTGAATAAAGACATGACTGAAGACACTgtgcaataa